In one Bacillus thuringiensis genomic region, the following are encoded:
- a CDS encoding histidine phosphatase family protein — translation MKNRETDSNENVVTLYVTRHGKTILNTNHRAQGWADSPLVEKGVEVASNLGTGLKDVHFANAYSSDSGRAIETANLVLKYSEQTKLKLKKRKNLRELNFGIFEGEKLENMWDAVGKAAGVASPEELMKFSIQEVINLIRAADSTKQAEDWELFSTRIKAEIDKISEESAANGGGNVLVVVHGLLITTLIEMLDSSKTKLGVENASVTKIVYKDGTYTVESVGDMSYVAKGKESVEI, via the coding sequence ATGAAGAATCGAGAAACAGATAGCAATGAGAATGTAGTTACGTTATATGTTACAAGGCACGGTAAAACAATATTAAATACGAACCATCGCGCGCAAGGTTGGGCAGACTCTCCGTTAGTAGAAAAAGGTGTGGAAGTTGCCTCTAATTTAGGAACGGGATTAAAAGATGTTCATTTTGCGAATGCATATAGTAGTGATAGCGGCCGAGCGATTGAAACTGCTAATTTAGTATTAAAATATAGTGAGCAAACAAAGTTAAAACTTAAGAAAAGAAAAAATTTACGAGAATTAAATTTTGGTATTTTTGAAGGTGAAAAACTTGAAAACATGTGGGATGCGGTTGGAAAAGCAGCGGGCGTTGCATCACCAGAAGAACTTATGAAGTTTTCTATTCAAGAAGTGATTAATCTTATTAGAGCAGCGGACTCTACAAAACAGGCGGAAGATTGGGAATTATTTTCTACTCGTATAAAAGCAGAGATTGATAAAATTAGTGAAGAATCTGCTGCAAATGGTGGCGGTAACGTTTTAGTTGTCGTTCATGGGCTTTTGATTACTACCTTAATAGAAATGTTAGACAGTAGCAAAACAAAACTTGGAGTAGAAAATGCTAGTGTGACGAAGATTGTATATAAAGACGGAACATACACTGTCGAGTCGGTTGGAGATATGAGCTATGTTGCAAAAGGGAAAGAAAGTGTGGAAATATAA
- a CDS encoding DUF817 domain-containing protein, producing the protein MFYIKQLLHFTYEQALSCLFPVVIFLTLALSKIISIPGLYRYDFILIVCLLMQWIMYKTGLETKDELKVITVFHLIGLLLEIYKVHFGSWIYPEEAYSKIFGVPLYSGFMYASVASYICQAWRRLHLQMHYWPKAIFIVPLGAMIYFNFFTHHFLYDFRWFLTLLLFIVFSRTFVQFSLQGVTYKMPLVLSFFLIGFFIWIAENIATFFGAWQYPNQREAWSLVHLSKISSWFLLVVISIMIVTQLKHLKESKR; encoded by the coding sequence ATGTTCTATATAAAACAACTATTACATTTCACTTACGAGCAAGCATTATCTTGTTTATTCCCAGTCGTTATTTTCTTAACACTAGCCCTATCAAAAATCATTTCTATCCCAGGGTTATACCGCTATGATTTTATACTCATCGTATGTCTTCTTATGCAGTGGATTATGTACAAAACTGGACTTGAAACAAAAGACGAGCTAAAAGTAATTACTGTCTTCCACCTCATTGGCCTTCTACTAGAAATATATAAGGTACATTTCGGTTCGTGGATTTATCCTGAAGAGGCGTATTCAAAGATTTTTGGAGTTCCGCTTTACAGTGGTTTTATGTATGCAAGTGTCGCCAGTTACATATGCCAAGCGTGGAGGAGGTTGCATTTACAAATGCATTATTGGCCGAAAGCTATTTTTATCGTGCCATTAGGAGCAATGATTTACTTCAATTTTTTCACGCATCATTTTCTATACGATTTTAGATGGTTCTTAACTTTACTTCTATTCATCGTTTTCTCTCGCACATTTGTACAATTTTCATTACAAGGCGTTACATATAAAATGCCACTCGTTCTCTCCTTTTTCCTTATCGGATTTTTCATTTGGATTGCAGAGAACATCGCAACATTTTTCGGAGCATGGCAATATCCAAATCAACGGGAAGCATGGAGTCTCGTTCACTTAAGCAAAATTAGTTCATGGTTTTTACTCGTTGTTATTAGCATTATGATTGTCACGCAGCTCAAACATTTGAAGGAATCAAAAAGATAA
- a CDS encoding exosporium leader peptide-containing protein yields MNEEYNILHGPALEPNLIGPTLPSIPPFTFPTGPTGITGPTGATGFTGIGITGPTGVTGPTGIGITGPTGVTGPTGIGITGPTGVTGPTGIGITGPTGVTGLGILPVFGTITSEVGIGFSAVVNTNVNFTIPGPANGTTLNPLNNSITIDTTGVYSVSFSIVFVIQAISSSILNLTINDSIQFAIETRVSGGSGVRSTSARTDLLSLNQGDVLRVRIREATGDIIYSNASLVVLKVD; encoded by the coding sequence ATGAATGAAGAATATAATATTTTACATGGACCTGCTCTGGAACCAAATTTAATCGGTCCCACACTACCATCAATTCCACCATTTACTTTCCCTACTGGACCTACTGGAATCACAGGCCCTACCGGTGCGACAGGTTTTACCGGAATTGGAATAACTGGTCCCACTGGGGTTACTGGTCCTACCGGAATCGGAATAACTGGTCCCACCGGGGTTACTGGTCCTACCGGAATTGGAATAACTGGCCCCACTGGGGTTACTGGCCCTACCGGAATTGGAATAACTGGTCCCACTGGGGTTACTGGTTTAGGGATTCTTCCCGTATTTGGAACAATAACTTCTGAAGTAGGAATCGGTTTTTCAGCAGTAGTTAATACAAATGTTAATTTTACAATCCCAGGACCTGCTAATGGAACTACTCTAAATCCATTAAATAATTCTATTACAATTGATACCACTGGCGTGTACTCTGTATCCTTTTCAATTGTATTTGTAATACAAGCTATATCGTCTAGTATATTAAATCTTACAATAAACGATTCCATCCAATTCGCAATTGAAACGCGAGTTAGTGGTGGTTCTGGGGTAAGATCAACATCTGCCAGAACTGATTTACTATCTTTAAATCAAGGGGATGTTCTTCGAGTACGAATAAGAGAAGCCACAGGTGATATTATTTATTCCAACGCATCTCTCGTTGTTTTAAAAGTCGACTAA
- a CDS encoding LysR family transcriptional regulator yields the protein MEIKQLITFKIAADTLNFTQTAKKLNFAQSSVTAQIKTLEAELGTPLFERLGKRLFLTEAGRKFQLYADKMIALSNEAKMAVKDDEEIAGTLIIGAQESQCTYRLPSILKRFKAQFPQIKLIFKPAHSNKDAKEQLMEGKVDLVFILDECKTEDTLHVEPLMKEELKIVAASGHHLLEKASISTKNLESETLLLTELGCSYRTLFEELFRTEGVYPANKIEFVSVEAIKQCVIADLGIAVLPAIVVEKDIREGTIKELHLENEISPIYTQIAWHKDKWMTAPLQQFIDVTREFFTTD from the coding sequence ATGGAGATAAAACAATTAATTACATTTAAAATAGCCGCGGACACTTTGAACTTTACACAAACTGCGAAGAAATTAAACTTTGCTCAATCGAGCGTAACAGCGCAAATTAAAACGTTAGAAGCTGAGCTAGGTACGCCGTTATTTGAAAGATTAGGAAAACGCCTTTTCTTAACTGAAGCAGGTAGGAAGTTTCAACTATATGCCGACAAGATGATTGCACTCAGTAACGAAGCGAAAATGGCTGTGAAAGATGATGAGGAAATAGCAGGGACGTTAATAATCGGTGCGCAAGAAAGCCAATGTACATATAGACTTCCTTCTATATTAAAGAGGTTTAAAGCACAATTTCCTCAAATCAAGCTTATATTTAAACCAGCGCATTCCAATAAAGATGCGAAGGAACAATTGATGGAGGGAAAAGTCGATCTTGTATTTATTTTGGACGAATGTAAAACAGAAGATACTTTACATGTGGAGCCGCTTATGAAAGAAGAATTAAAAATAGTAGCTGCTTCAGGGCATCATTTACTCGAGAAAGCTTCCATTTCTACAAAAAATTTAGAAAGTGAGACGTTGTTGCTAACAGAGCTAGGATGCTCGTACCGGACTTTATTTGAAGAGCTATTTCGTACAGAAGGTGTGTATCCAGCAAATAAAATTGAGTTCGTTAGTGTCGAAGCAATTAAACAATGTGTTATTGCAGATTTAGGAATAGCTGTGTTACCAGCAATAGTAGTAGAAAAAGATATACGAGAGGGGACGATAAAAGAGTTACATTTAGAAAATGAAATCTCACCGATTTATACACAAATTGCTTGGCATAAAGATAAATGGATGACAGCGCCACTGCAGCAATTTATTGATGTGACTAGGGAGTTTTTTACAACAGATTAA
- a CDS encoding YjfA family protein, with protein sequence MFKKLMKVCVLSVASVGLLFSFQGSTFAATDLSSYYDGKNPATTKVYGGSTTCDADGFNAKSTAVYEGSKKVGTVYLRYSNKCHAAWAKFVLDQPAPAVSGGVYAYAVVNKYKNGVFQKSVTSNQGNGTIKTGQTSTYTGMVFDLTADFGYTADAEAVTFNNGYGKTGRY encoded by the coding sequence ATGTTTAAAAAGTTAATGAAAGTATGTGTATTAAGTGTAGCGAGTGTAGGGCTATTATTTAGTTTCCAAGGAAGTACATTTGCTGCTACTGATTTAAGTAGTTACTATGACGGGAAAAATCCAGCAACAACGAAAGTATACGGAGGTAGTACAACGTGTGATGCAGATGGATTTAATGCAAAGTCTACAGCTGTGTACGAAGGGAGTAAAAAAGTAGGGACAGTGTATTTACGTTACAGCAATAAATGTCATGCAGCTTGGGCTAAGTTTGTTTTAGATCAACCAGCACCAGCTGTGTCTGGAGGAGTGTATGCGTACGCTGTTGTGAATAAATACAAAAATGGTGTATTCCAAAAATCAGTCACTTCCAATCAGGGGAACGGGACAATAAAAACAGGTCAAACGAGCACGTATACAGGAATGGTATTTGATTTAACTGCTGATTTCGGATACACAGCAGATGCTGAAGCGGTTACTTTTAATAACGGTTATGGAAAAACTGGACGCTATTAA
- a CDS encoding DinB family protein: MKKENDQMNRLVGLKQFEITRGELLKFMETLDDKTVDTQPEGFNNTIRWHIGHVLTAAEVFMFGKEFKQLPTEYPGMFGYGSRPSKWKTEGPSLDVLMAQLKEQAKRINEIPAEAFENKLPEPFLGLETVGELYGMMLYHEADHIGQMKAMERIIKVL; the protein is encoded by the coding sequence ATGAAGAAGGAGAACGATCAAATGAATAGACTAGTTGGCTTAAAACAATTTGAAATAACGCGTGGAGAATTGCTTAAATTTATGGAGACGTTAGACGATAAAACTGTAGATACACAGCCAGAGGGTTTTAACAATACAATTCGCTGGCATATCGGTCATGTATTAACGGCAGCAGAAGTTTTCATGTTTGGAAAAGAATTTAAACAATTACCAACTGAATATCCAGGTATGTTTGGGTATGGATCAAGACCGTCTAAATGGAAAACAGAAGGACCATCATTAGACGTGTTAATGGCTCAATTAAAAGAACAAGCAAAACGTATTAACGAAATTCCAGCAGAAGCATTTGAAAATAAACTGCCAGAGCCGTTCTTAGGACTAGAAACAGTTGGTGAGCTTTACGGTATGATGCTTTATCATGAAGCTGATCATATTGGGCAAATGAAGGCGATGGAACGTATTATTAAAGTTCTTTAG
- a CDS encoding GNAT family N-acetyltransferase — MVTIRQEQKNDYRKTEEVVQQAFLHEEFSDKTEHALVKRIRECDAFVPELSIVAVDEDIVGHIMLSKITIEQGGTSVESLALAPVSVVRDHQKKGIGGKLITVALEKAKELGYGSVVVLGHPGYYPKFGFKKASEWNIKAPFEVPDEVFMVIELSENALQGVEGVVQYSSAFAE, encoded by the coding sequence ATGGTAACGATTAGACAAGAGCAAAAAAACGATTATAGAAAAACAGAAGAAGTGGTACAACAAGCATTTTTACATGAAGAATTTAGTGATAAAACAGAACATGCACTTGTAAAACGTATTAGAGAATGTGACGCGTTTGTTCCGGAGTTATCAATTGTTGCGGTAGATGAAGATATAGTTGGTCACATTATGTTATCGAAAATTACAATAGAACAAGGTGGAACTTCTGTAGAATCGTTAGCACTTGCACCAGTTTCAGTTGTTAGGGACCATCAGAAGAAAGGAATTGGTGGAAAACTGATTACGGTTGCTTTAGAAAAAGCGAAAGAACTTGGATACGGATCAGTTGTAGTGTTAGGACATCCAGGGTACTATCCGAAATTTGGCTTTAAGAAAGCAAGTGAGTGGAATATAAAAGCACCATTTGAAGTGCCAGATGAAGTGTTTATGGTGATTGAGCTAAGCGAGAACGCTCTGCAAGGTGTAGAAGGAGTTGTGCAATATTCGAGTGCTTTTGCTGAGTAA
- a CDS encoding DUF4003 domain-containing protein → MEYTYNNREELEIGVNTMITLEQKLEQYKHTYVQLKGELKWKTSDSRTGMMIAAMYAGSDKLFDLGRFLEISSYIKNEVGMFSYLKSYHRFVVAATLDIHFTDYKEAFRTFLDLYEQLVTGGFSRSIFTYLAAAVLLTEENEQHDAHIQRSMQVYKRMKKDHLFLTSTNDYPLAVLLAGQSENVETLMDRVERLYQKLATAGLRKGNDLQFLSHILSLKKDVREELLVAKCTNIWNLLKQEKVKVKQMHYPAIGLLALLEDGEKEIHSIRAFIEKLQGDKLFRWHTDTNILIAIQLFVSQKGEESKATNTGLQTMIEVLIQAQQAAMMATIAASSVATSSASSSS, encoded by the coding sequence ATGGAATATACGTATAATAATAGAGAAGAACTAGAAATAGGGGTGAATACTATGATTACATTAGAACAAAAGTTGGAGCAATATAAACATACATATGTACAGTTAAAGGGAGAACTAAAATGGAAAACGAGTGATTCTCGAACAGGAATGATGATTGCTGCTATGTATGCAGGTAGTGATAAATTGTTTGATCTCGGACGTTTTTTAGAAATTAGTAGTTATATTAAGAATGAGGTAGGGATGTTTTCATACTTAAAGTCTTATCATCGTTTTGTAGTGGCCGCAACATTAGATATTCACTTTACAGATTACAAGGAAGCTTTTCGCACGTTTTTAGATTTATATGAACAATTGGTCACTGGTGGCTTTAGCCGGAGTATATTTACTTATCTCGCAGCAGCTGTGCTTTTAACAGAAGAAAATGAACAGCATGACGCGCACATTCAGCGTTCGATGCAAGTATATAAACGCATGAAAAAGGATCACCTCTTTCTTACAAGTACAAATGATTATCCGCTCGCGGTTTTATTAGCAGGACAATCAGAGAATGTAGAAACACTTATGGACCGAGTGGAACGTCTTTATCAGAAACTAGCGACAGCTGGTTTACGTAAAGGGAATGATCTTCAATTTTTGAGTCATATTCTTTCATTAAAGAAGGATGTCAGGGAAGAACTATTAGTTGCAAAATGCACAAATATATGGAATTTGTTAAAGCAAGAAAAGGTAAAAGTAAAACAGATGCATTACCCAGCTATCGGGCTACTAGCGTTACTCGAGGACGGAGAAAAAGAGATTCATTCTATTCGAGCATTTATTGAAAAATTGCAGGGGGATAAATTGTTCCGTTGGCATACAGATACAAATATTCTTATTGCTATTCAACTGTTCGTAAGTCAGAAAGGTGAGGAAAGTAAAGCTACTAACACAGGTTTACAAACAATGATAGAAGTCCTCATACAAGCACAACAGGCAGCCATGATGGCAACGATTGCCGCTTCATCTGTAGCAACATCTTCTGCTAGTAGCAGTTCATAA
- a CDS encoding quinone oxidoreductase family protein, whose amino-acid sequence MKALCFEQFGNPDVLQYKEIHDPIINPNEILIRTKAIGLNFADIYRRRGDYHLTGTPPFILGYEGAGIVEKVGADVTNINPGDRIAFADVPFANAELVAVPSKKAIKLPDSISFKTAASVLLQGLTAHYLTKDSYQIKQGDIALVHAAAGGVGQLLIQIIKLLGGKVIGLTSSKEKAQIATLAGADHVFLYKVAWPVKVLEITNGDGVNVVYESVGSTLEESFNATKTGGTVVFYGMAGGNPAPVDPRMLMDTSKTLTGGDLWNVLTSYEERKERSSQLFKWITTEKLKIASPTTFSLQDGARAHELLENRKSTGKILLIP is encoded by the coding sequence ATGAAAGCACTTTGTTTCGAACAGTTTGGAAATCCAGATGTACTACAATATAAAGAAATACATGACCCAATTATAAACCCAAATGAAATTCTTATCCGTACGAAAGCAATTGGATTAAACTTTGCTGATATTTATAGACGCCGCGGCGATTATCATCTCACTGGTACCCCGCCTTTTATATTAGGTTATGAAGGGGCTGGCATTGTTGAAAAAGTAGGAGCTGACGTTACGAATATTAATCCTGGAGATCGTATTGCATTTGCTGACGTTCCATTTGCAAATGCAGAACTAGTTGCCGTTCCATCGAAGAAAGCAATTAAGCTTCCAGATTCTATCTCTTTTAAAACAGCCGCTTCTGTCTTATTACAAGGATTAACAGCACATTATTTAACGAAAGATAGCTATCAAATAAAACAAGGTGATATAGCTTTAGTACACGCTGCTGCTGGAGGTGTTGGGCAACTTCTTATCCAAATAATTAAACTACTAGGCGGAAAAGTAATCGGCCTCACGTCATCAAAAGAAAAAGCACAAATAGCTACATTAGCTGGTGCTGATCACGTATTTTTATATAAGGTAGCATGGCCTGTGAAAGTACTTGAAATAACAAACGGTGATGGAGTAAATGTTGTATATGAATCAGTAGGTTCTACGCTAGAGGAAAGTTTTAACGCTACTAAAACTGGTGGCACTGTCGTATTTTACGGAATGGCCGGTGGTAATCCTGCGCCCGTTGATCCACGTATGCTTATGGATACTTCAAAAACATTAACTGGCGGAGACCTTTGGAACGTGCTTACATCTTATGAAGAGAGAAAAGAACGCTCCTCTCAATTATTCAAATGGATTACGACCGAAAAATTAAAGATCGCAAGTCCTACTACCTTCTCTTTACAAGATGGTGCCCGTGCTCATGAATTATTAGAGAACAGAAAAAGCACAGGGAAGATTTTATTAATCCCATAA
- a CDS encoding DUF2690 domain-containing protein, producing the protein MKLLKKLSACFCLSLLVLTSMFSTTGNDKAYAEDHSYDGKSPYYNSCDQSAVTKEKKWIDSNSYVELKFSTTCKTAWAKVTVTRAAVYNNEADARIVRKTDGKAYTCGSAGGNGVVNKGQTSCYTPMVYDLDPRKAQAQGKHAIPNSDAYNYAETIWY; encoded by the coding sequence TTGAAACTTTTAAAAAAGCTAAGTGCATGTTTTTGTCTGTCCTTGCTCGTTTTAACTAGTATGTTTAGTACGACTGGTAATGATAAAGCGTATGCAGAAGACCATTCATATGATGGGAAAAGTCCTTATTATAATAGCTGTGATCAATCCGCAGTAACGAAAGAAAAGAAGTGGATTGATTCAAATTCTTATGTAGAATTAAAATTTAGCACAACGTGTAAGACAGCATGGGCAAAAGTTACTGTAACTCGTGCAGCAGTATATAATAACGAAGCTGATGCAAGGATTGTTAGAAAAACAGATGGAAAGGCATACACTTGCGGGAGTGCTGGAGGAAATGGTGTTGTGAATAAAGGGCAAACATCATGCTATACGCCAATGGTATATGATTTAGATCCAAGAAAGGCACAAGCGCAGGGGAAACATGCCATTCCGAATAGTGATGCATATAATTATGCTGAGACTATTTGGTATTGA
- the amyS gene encoding alpha-amylase, translated as MFKRITIVGLSIVMFLPSIYGGSRAYADTVNNGTLMQYFEWYAPNDGNHWNRLRTDAENLAQKGITSVWIPPAYKGTTQNDVGYGAYDLYDLGEFNQKGTVRTKYGTKAQLKSAIDALHKKNIDVYGDVVMNHKGGADYTETVTAVEVDPSNRNIEVSGDYEISAWTGFNFPGRGDSYSNFKWKWYHFDGTDWDEGRKLSRIYKFRGIGKAWDWEVSSENGNYDYLMYADLDFDHPDVANEMKKWGTWYANELNLDGFRLDAVKHIDHEYLRDWVNHVRQQTGKEMFTVAEYWQNDIQTLNNYLAKVNYNQSVFDAPLHYNFHYASTGNGNYDMRNILKGTVVANHPTLAVTLVENHDSQPGQSLESVVSPWFKPLAYAFILTRAEGYPSVFYGDYYGTKGNSNYEIPALKDKIDPILTARKNFAYGTQRDYFDHPDVIGWTREGDSVHANSGLATLISDGPGGAKWMDVGKNNAGEVWYDITGNQTNTVTINKDGWGQFQVSGGSVSIYVQQ; from the coding sequence ATGTTTAAAAGAATAACAATAGTCGGATTGTCGATTGTTATGTTTTTACCTAGTATATATGGAGGGAGTAGAGCATATGCAGATACAGTTAACAATGGAACGCTAATGCAGTATTTTGAGTGGTACGCTCCGAATGATGGGAATCATTGGAATCGTTTGCGTACTGATGCTGAAAATTTAGCGCAAAAAGGAATTACATCTGTTTGGATACCACCTGCATATAAAGGAACTACGCAAAATGACGTAGGATATGGAGCATATGATTTATATGATCTGGGGGAATTCAATCAAAAGGGCACAGTGCGGACGAAATATGGGACGAAAGCACAATTGAAATCTGCAATTGACGCTTTACATAAGAAAAACATCGATGTATACGGTGATGTAGTTATGAATCATAAAGGTGGGGCTGATTATACAGAAACTGTCACAGCAGTTGAGGTAGACCCGAGCAATCGGAATATTGAAGTATCAGGTGATTATGAAATTAGTGCGTGGACGGGATTTAACTTTCCAGGGCGTGGAGATTCTTATTCTAATTTCAAATGGAAATGGTATCATTTTGACGGAACGGATTGGGATGAAGGAAGGAAATTAAGCCGAATTTATAAATTTAGGGGCATAGGTAAAGCATGGGACTGGGAAGTGTCTAGCGAGAATGGGAATTATGATTATTTGATGTATGCGGATCTTGATTTTGATCATCCAGATGTTGCGAATGAAATGAAAAAATGGGGAACGTGGTATGCGAATGAATTAAATTTAGATGGTTTTCGTTTAGATGCTGTTAAACATATTGATCATGAATATTTGCGCGATTGGGTAAATCACGTTAGACAGCAAACAGGGAAAGAAATGTTTACAGTAGCTGAATATTGGCAAAATGATATCCAGACTTTAAATAATTATTTAGCGAAGGTTAATTATAATCAATCTGTGTTCGATGCACCACTTCATTATAATTTTCATTATGCTTCAACAGGAAATGGAAATTATGATATGAGAAATATTTTAAAAGGAACAGTAGTTGCGAATCATCCTACACTTGCGGTTACTCTAGTTGAAAATCATGATTCACAGCCTGGTCAGTCATTGGAATCTGTAGTGAGCCCTTGGTTCAAGCCGCTGGCATATGCATTTATTTTAACGCGTGCAGAGGGGTATCCTTCTGTTTTCTATGGTGATTACTATGGTACAAAAGGAAATAGTAACTATGAAATTCCAGCGTTAAAGGACAAAATTGATCCGATTTTGACGGCACGAAAAAACTTTGCATATGGTACGCAGCGTGATTATTTTGACCATCCAGATGTGATTGGCTGGACAAGAGAAGGTGATAGTGTACATGCTAATTCTGGTTTAGCAACATTAATCTCTGATGGACCAGGAGGGGCAAAGTGGATGGATGTTGGAAAGAATAACGCAGGGGAAGTATGGTACGATATTACGGGTAATCAAACAAATACTGTAACAATTAATAAGGATGGGTGGGGGCAGTTCCAAGTAAGTGGAGGATCAGTTTCCATATATGTTCAACAGTAA
- a CDS encoding endonuclease MutS2 yields MNTMTFEKLQYNELKDIVKSYCVSGLGKELLNKLEPSTSIKVVRNRLNETTEARAILDAEGHVPFFGISNIASTIQKLEKGMILDPEELVSVSDFLRGCRKIKKFMLDKEFFAPVLASYANSMTEFKSIEEEINFSIKGNSIDSAASKELKRIRNNIDSVDGKIKERLTKFLNSSSNKKFIQEFFISKKDDRYTIPIKSSYKNQVAGSIIEASAKGSTVFIEPHTVTKLNAELAGLKAEEAVEEYQILATLSGMVLENIYSIKINMELISQYDMVFAKAKFSKSIDGIEPKLNDHGYMHLVNCKHPLLSGKVVPLNFEIGQNYRSLIITGPNAGGKTIVLKTIGLLTLATMSGLHIAGDKETEIAIFENVFVDIGDNQSIENALSTFSSHMKNLSEIMRMSNNNTLLLFDEIGSGTEPNEGAALAISILEEFYLAGCITVASTHYGEIKRFSEMHDDFMNAAMQFNSETLEPLYKLVIGKSGESNALWIANKMSVKEHVLKRAKEYMGNKEYALEKVNESKIRKPKFVQEKREFHYEYKIGDRVNLLDYDDFGIIYKEKDNFYNVVVYYNGEFVEVNIKRITLEVAAKELYPEGYDLNTLFVDYKERKMQHDIERGSKKALRKIQKEIRKNRG; encoded by the coding sequence ATGAATACGATGACTTTTGAAAAGTTACAATATAACGAATTAAAGGATATAGTGAAATCTTATTGTGTAAGTGGATTAGGTAAGGAATTATTAAACAAATTAGAGCCTAGTACGAGTATAAAAGTAGTGAGAAATCGCTTGAATGAAACGACAGAAGCACGAGCTATATTAGATGCAGAAGGGCATGTTCCTTTCTTCGGCATTTCTAATATTGCTAGTACAATTCAAAAATTAGAAAAAGGGATGATTTTAGATCCAGAAGAATTAGTCAGTGTTTCAGACTTTTTACGCGGATGTAGAAAGATTAAAAAGTTTATGTTAGATAAAGAATTTTTTGCGCCAGTATTAGCTTCTTATGCAAATTCGATGACTGAATTTAAAAGTATTGAAGAGGAAATTAATTTTTCAATAAAAGGAAATAGTATTGATTCTGCTGCTAGTAAAGAGTTAAAACGAATTCGAAATAATATCGATTCTGTAGATGGGAAAATAAAAGAACGTTTAACGAAGTTTTTAAATAGTAGTTCAAATAAGAAATTCATTCAGGAATTCTTTATTAGTAAAAAGGATGACCGTTATACGATTCCAATTAAATCTTCCTATAAAAACCAAGTTGCCGGAAGTATTATTGAAGCCTCGGCAAAAGGTTCTACTGTATTTATAGAACCACATACGGTTACGAAATTGAATGCAGAACTAGCAGGTTTGAAAGCAGAAGAAGCGGTTGAAGAATATCAAATTTTAGCGACTTTATCAGGAATGGTGTTAGAAAACATTTATAGTATAAAGATTAACATGGAATTGATTAGCCAATATGATATGGTATTTGCGAAAGCGAAGTTTAGTAAATCAATCGATGGAATAGAGCCGAAATTAAATGATCATGGCTACATGCATTTAGTAAATTGTAAGCATCCGCTTTTAAGTGGAAAAGTAGTACCGTTAAACTTTGAAATCGGTCAAAATTACCGTAGTTTAATTATTACAGGACCAAATGCAGGCGGGAAAACAATCGTGTTAAAAACAATTGGATTGTTAACATTAGCGACAATGTCAGGCTTGCACATTGCCGGAGATAAAGAAACAGAAATTGCTATTTTCGAAAATGTATTTGTAGATATTGGTGATAATCAAAGTATCGAAAATGCATTAAGTACATTTTCATCTCATATGAAAAATCTATCTGAGATTATGAGGATGTCAAATAATAATACGTTACTATTATTTGATGAAATAGGAAGCGGGACAGAACCGAATGAAGGGGCAGCACTTGCAATTTCTATTTTAGAGGAGTTTTATCTTGCAGGATGTATTACAGTTGCGAGTACGCATTACGGTGAAATTAAACGCTTCTCAGAAATGCATGATGATTTTATGAACGCAGCGATGCAGTTTAATAGTGAAACGTTAGAGCCCCTTTATAAATTAGTTATCGGAAAATCAGGAGAAAGTAATGCACTTTGGATTGCGAATAAAATGAGCGTAAAAGAACATGTGCTGAAAAGAGCGAAAGAGTACATGGGAAATAAAGAGTACGCTTTAGAAAAAGTGAATGAAAGTAAAATTAGAAAACCGAAATTTGTACAAGAAAAAAGAGAATTTCATTATGAGTATAAAATCGGCGATCGTGTGAATTTATTAGATTATGATGATTTTGGTATTATCTATAAGGAAAAAGATAATTTTTATAACGTTGTTGTATATTATAACGGTGAATTTGTTGAAGTGAATATAAAACGTATTACGTTAGAGGTAGCAGCAAAGGAATTATACCCAGAGGGATATGATTTAAATACACTATTTGTCGATTATAAAGAAAGAAAAATGCAACACGATATTGAGCGCGGATCGAAAAAAGCGCTTCGTAAAATCCAAAAAGAAATAAGAAAGAATAGAGGATAA